One window of Leptospira yasudae genomic DNA carries:
- a CDS encoding phosphoribosylaminoimidazolesuccinocarboxamide synthase, which translates to MNLPNPSYRGKVRDIYDLGDKLILSSTDRISAFDVVFPQPVPDKGKVLNRISTSWFEFFRDIPNHILETDVKKFPAPFQNHPDLEGRSVLVKKCKRIDYECVVRGYIAGSGWKEYKDAGTLAGVTLPKGLKESQKLPEPVFTPAVKNDQGHDENISETEMENRIGKELFGILKEKSISIFNRASEVVDRAGIILCDTKFEFGILDGQVILIDELLTPDSSRYWSADTYSVGISPPSLDKQILRNYLETTSWNKMPPAPDLPAGLIQELREKYQKIEDLILSCTSQKSK; encoded by the coding sequence ATGAATTTACCGAATCCTTCCTACCGGGGAAAAGTCAGGGACATTTACGATCTCGGGGACAAGTTGATTCTTTCCTCCACGGATCGTATCTCCGCGTTCGACGTCGTTTTTCCGCAGCCTGTTCCCGATAAGGGAAAGGTTCTCAACCGAATCTCGACTTCTTGGTTCGAATTCTTTCGGGATATTCCCAATCATATTTTGGAAACCGATGTGAAGAAGTTTCCCGCTCCGTTTCAAAATCATCCGGATCTGGAAGGACGTTCGGTTCTTGTAAAGAAGTGCAAACGCATCGATTATGAATGCGTGGTCCGCGGTTATATCGCGGGTTCCGGTTGGAAAGAATACAAGGACGCGGGAACTCTCGCGGGCGTGACTCTTCCCAAGGGTTTGAAAGAATCCCAAAAACTTCCAGAACCCGTTTTTACTCCCGCGGTCAAAAACGATCAAGGCCACGATGAGAACATCTCCGAAACCGAAATGGAAAATCGGATCGGAAAGGAACTGTTCGGAATTCTAAAGGAAAAATCGATTTCCATTTTCAACCGGGCCTCTGAAGTGGTAGATAGGGCCGGAATCATTCTTTGTGATACCAAATTCGAGTTTGGAATCTTGGACGGACAGGTCATTCTGATCGACGAGCTTCTCACCCCGGATTCTTCCCGGTATTGGTCTGCGGATACGTATTCGGTGGGAATTTCTCCGCCGAGTTTGGACAAACAGATCCTTCGGAATTATCTGGAAACTACGAGCTGGAACAAGATGCCGCCTGCGCCCGATCTCCCGGCCGGATTGATTCAGGAGCTGAGAGAAAAATATCAGAAGATAGAGGATCTCATTCTTTCATGTACATCGCAAAAATCCAAGTAG
- a CDS encoding PP2C family protein-serine/threonine phosphatase, which yields MSTATNYSLYTVLAVDDSEINLKLIVHTLKPLGFQIFTAESAADARNVLLTNRVDILLLDVSMPGQDGFSFCKELREIERFKLLPILFITAINRELGFDEAISHGGDDFIHKPFQPRELIAKIRAFIRIKILQDEVLEQKRNYEKELIMARKVQQELLPEKELEWSGVSLSTIFQPLMQIGGDYTDAWIENDCLHIFIADCSGHGPSAALLAAMLKMQVSSLSPDQTLQEKVRTLRHNLEKILPEEFSITFFYGILHKDLHFEYSNGGHPSPMLFKDGVVTTLPGMGPLIIPIEINVSEEFKTVQLEKGSYLLLYTDGATEIADKTMNILGEEKLKRIFQDGVSKGGDILASMMQSILAHSDRGTNDDDIAMMVLKL from the coding sequence TTGTCCACGGCTACGAATTACAGTCTTTATACGGTTCTCGCCGTAGACGATTCCGAGATCAATTTAAAGCTGATCGTACATACTCTCAAACCTTTGGGGTTTCAGATCTTCACCGCCGAATCCGCTGCCGATGCGCGTAACGTGCTTTTGACCAATCGGGTCGATATTCTTTTGTTGGACGTGAGTATGCCGGGGCAGGACGGTTTTTCGTTCTGCAAGGAACTCAGAGAAATCGAACGATTCAAACTTCTTCCCATACTCTTTATCACCGCGATCAACCGCGAACTCGGGTTCGACGAAGCGATCTCTCACGGAGGAGACGACTTCATCCACAAACCGTTTCAGCCGAGGGAATTGATCGCAAAGATCCGCGCCTTTATTCGGATTAAAATTCTTCAGGACGAAGTTTTAGAACAAAAGCGGAACTACGAAAAGGAACTGATCATGGCGCGGAAGGTTCAACAGGAACTTCTTCCCGAAAAGGAATTGGAATGGAGCGGAGTAAGTCTAAGCACGATCTTCCAACCTTTGATGCAGATCGGCGGAGATTACACGGACGCCTGGATCGAAAACGATTGTCTTCATATCTTCATCGCGGATTGTTCGGGTCACGGTCCTTCCGCGGCCCTGCTCGCGGCGATGTTGAAGATGCAGGTTTCCAGTCTTTCTCCCGATCAAACGTTGCAGGAGAAAGTGCGGACGCTGCGTCACAATCTCGAAAAAATTCTTCCCGAAGAATTTTCGATCACTTTCTTTTACGGAATTCTTCACAAGGATCTGCACTTCGAATATTCGAACGGAGGTCATCCTTCTCCGATGCTTTTTAAGGACGGGGTCGTTACGACTCTTCCGGGGATGGGACCTCTTATCATCCCGATCGAAATCAACGTAAGCGAAGAATTCAAAACCGTACAATTGGAAAAAGGTTCGTATCTTCTTTTATACACGGACGGCGCCACCGAGATCGCGGACAAAACAATGAACATTCTCGGCGAAGAAAAGTTGAAGAGAATTTTTCAGGACGGAGTTTCCAAAGGCGGGGACATTCTCGCGTCGATGATGCAATCCATTCTTGCGCATTCGGACCGCGGAACGAATGATGACGATATCGCTATGATGGTGCTGAAGTTATGA
- the ccsA gene encoding cytochrome c biogenesis protein CcsA — protein sequence MKIRIAHPIWDWVLSAIFLIGFPTAVLFSLNYPNVILQQGTAHRIFYFHVPVAWVALYGPVFSLVFAVVYLIRKESKWDLLSLAANQVALLFAIGVIFSGRIWAFSAWGVAWDKTDARLQSFTVLFISLIAYFVFRILITDATKKKLFSAFLSILCAVNAVITWGAIRWIDNPGNHPESVLGKGGMDSDIRMSFWLGVLAYHVLFLVLIRFAYRLAKIEDLRESLPEREE from the coding sequence ATGAAAATTCGAATCGCTCATCCGATTTGGGACTGGGTTTTATCCGCAATCTTTTTGATCGGTTTTCCGACCGCCGTTTTATTTTCGCTCAATTATCCGAACGTGATTTTACAACAAGGAACCGCGCACAGAATTTTCTACTTTCACGTTCCTGTCGCCTGGGTTGCGTTGTACGGTCCCGTTTTTTCCCTCGTGTTCGCGGTCGTTTATCTCATCCGCAAAGAATCCAAATGGGATCTTCTTTCGCTCGCCGCAAATCAGGTCGCGCTTTTGTTCGCGATCGGAGTTATCTTTTCCGGAAGAATCTGGGCTTTCAGCGCCTGGGGAGTCGCTTGGGATAAAACGGACGCGAGACTTCAATCCTTCACCGTTTTGTTTATCAGTTTGATCGCATATTTCGTTTTTCGAATATTGATTACCGACGCGACCAAGAAAAAACTTTTTTCCGCGTTCTTGAGTATTCTCTGCGCGGTGAACGCGGTCATCACTTGGGGAGCGATCCGTTGGATCGACAATCCCGGAAATCATCCCGAATCGGTTCTCGGCAAGGGAGGAATGGACTCGGATATCCGCATGAGTTTCTGGCTCGGAGTTCTTGCGTATCATGTTCTGTTTTTGGTATTGATCCGCTTCGCTTATCGTTTAGCTAAGATCGAGGATCTTAGAGAAAGCCTGCCGGAAAGGGAAGAGTAA
- a CDS encoding heme exporter protein CcmB — MKQLFSLLHKEFLLLGRAINGILSVLVLITSIVFIFNYALEQTGKLDRQTLIGIKWSVLFLTSYVFIGQSAWEERESGGGRISSLFLPIWMRFLAKSLAVFTGLTIAAIYLMILLSVFFQAFPLGWKDLTVNLIFLLPGVLCISFLGVALSHISDSSRLKEILLPLLMIPFTIPILLFGMEAERKLERMPVFDPIPGLAILLSFCAFYAGIGILLLELSGDEP, encoded by the coding sequence TTGAAACAACTGTTCTCTCTGCTTCATAAGGAGTTTCTACTTTTAGGAAGGGCGATCAACGGAATTCTTTCCGTTCTCGTTTTGATCACTTCGATCGTATTCATTTTTAATTATGCGTTAGAGCAGACCGGTAAACTCGATCGTCAGACTTTGATCGGAATCAAATGGTCCGTTCTGTTTTTGACCTCGTACGTTTTTATCGGTCAGTCCGCTTGGGAGGAACGGGAAAGCGGAGGAGGGAGAATCAGTTCTCTGTTTCTTCCGATTTGGATGCGTTTTCTAGCAAAGTCTCTTGCCGTGTTTACCGGATTGACGATAGCCGCGATCTACTTAATGATTTTATTATCCGTTTTTTTTCAGGCGTTTCCTTTGGGTTGGAAAGACCTTACGGTGAATCTGATTTTTCTTTTGCCGGGAGTTCTTTGTATTTCCTTTTTGGGAGTGGCTTTGAGTCATATCAGCGATTCTTCGCGGTTGAAGGAAATTCTTCTTCCCTTGTTGATGATTCCGTTTACGATTCCGATTCTTCTTTTCGGAATGGAAGCCGAACGAAAGCTCGAACGTATGCCTGTCTTTGATCCGATTCCGGGTCTCGCCATCTTACTTTCGTTTTGCGCCTTTTACGCGGGAATCGGAATTCTACTTTTGGAACTTTCCGGCGACGAACCCTGA
- a CDS encoding ABC transporter ATP-binding protein: protein MPSKEQALFVCKDLSYSIGKKRILKQISFSLFRGELALLRGDNGAGKTTLLRAILNHGHHKDCISFPGVGENRSSATTLKSDSVVTSAPQISYLGHELGLYTSLSLEENLRYFLSIARMEFPKEKVETLLRSFKLWTRRADPIFTFSRGMKQKAALVRALLTGGDLILLDEPFTALDRSGLETAVRLLEEHSANSAVLMVTHDPGIPFSRATKTLTIREGNLETTVLSAS, encoded by the coding sequence TTGCCATCTAAAGAACAAGCGCTCTTCGTCTGCAAAGACCTATCTTATTCTATCGGAAAAAAACGGATTCTCAAACAGATCTCATTCTCCCTTTTCCGAGGAGAACTCGCTTTGCTGCGGGGCGACAACGGCGCCGGAAAAACGACTCTGCTTCGCGCGATTTTAAATCACGGTCATCATAAGGATTGTATTTCGTTTCCCGGTGTTGGAGAAAATCGGAGTTCCGCAACGACTCTAAAATCCGATTCCGTCGTCACAAGCGCGCCGCAGATTTCTTACCTCGGTCACGAACTCGGACTTTATACTTCCCTCAGCTTGGAGGAGAATCTTCGTTACTTTCTTTCCATCGCACGAATGGAATTTCCCAAGGAGAAGGTGGAAACTCTTTTGCGTTCGTTCAAACTTTGGACTCGAAGAGCCGATCCGATCTTTACGTTCTCCCGAGGAATGAAACAAAAGGCCGCGCTGGTTCGCGCACTTTTGACCGGAGGAGATTTGATTCTTTTGGACGAGCCGTTTACCGCGCTCGATCGATCGGGTTTGGAAACCGCCGTTCGTCTTTTGGAGGAACATTCCGCGAACTCCGCGGTGTTGATGGTGACGCACGATCCGGGAATTCCGTTTTCACGCGCGACGAAAACTTTGACGATTCGGGAGGGAAATCTTGAAACAACTGTTCTCTCTGCTTCATAA
- a CDS encoding tetratricopeptide repeat protein, with protein MKPESSPKRNLQCVFYARFGRVATFFFKQRNSFPFVIAFLIEILLNTALSAQIQIGGQYYTDLLWGENEILSPEYYNDGSFLRTDQDFILAAGRNWKGNPPPSKGSFRFEEKEIPNCGLFNNEAVKLLETGKNEERQRAILMLEEGVRFDPKFFPFRYNLGRAYHLEKKYRKSITQFEYASAEIPEYYRTYIHLGTLYEIMREPINATILWRKAVSLNKFHTEALLLLADHYIRTDLRNRALLYIKEASRIDEQSPDARMGRARIELLSSKDLYAYRIFKNTELVDDLGQKKQYNKKFHFFYAETASKVGDYVTAADQYEQLLKYPNDPFFSEFSYKVIERRRDLAKRFAEIKSLEEENKTE; from the coding sequence ATGAAACCAGAGTCCTCTCCGAAACGGAATTTACAATGCGTTTTTTATGCGCGGTTCGGCAGAGTTGCGACATTCTTCTTTAAACAGCGAAATTCTTTTCCGTTCGTAATCGCATTCTTAATCGAAATCCTTTTGAACACCGCGCTTTCCGCGCAGATCCAAATCGGAGGTCAATATTATACGGACCTTCTCTGGGGTGAAAACGAAATCCTCTCTCCCGAATACTACAACGACGGATCGTTTTTAAGAACGGATCAGGACTTCATTCTCGCGGCGGGAAGAAACTGGAAAGGAAATCCTCCTCCATCCAAAGGAAGTTTCCGGTTTGAAGAAAAGGAGATTCCGAACTGCGGACTTTTCAACAACGAAGCGGTCAAACTTTTGGAAACGGGAAAAAACGAAGAACGACAACGCGCGATTTTGATGCTGGAAGAAGGGGTTCGTTTCGATCCGAAATTCTTTCCGTTCCGTTACAACTTGGGGCGGGCGTATCATCTCGAAAAGAAATACCGGAAGTCGATCACACAATTCGAATATGCGAGCGCCGAAATTCCCGAATACTACCGAACGTACATCCATCTCGGAACGTTGTATGAAATCATGCGCGAACCGATCAACGCGACGATCCTCTGGAGAAAGGCGGTTTCACTTAACAAATTTCATACGGAAGCGTTATTGCTTTTGGCGGATCATTATATCCGAACCGATCTCCGGAACCGGGCGCTTCTGTATATCAAGGAAGCGTCTCGAATCGACGAACAAAGTCCGGACGCGAGAATGGGAAGAGCGAGAATCGAACTTCTTTCCTCCAAGGATCTCTACGCGTATCGAATCTTCAAGAACACCGAACTCGTGGACGACCTCGGACAAAAGAAACAATACAACAAGAAGTTTCACTTCTTCTACGCCGAAACGGCTAGTAAGGTCGGCGATTATGTCACGGCCGCCGATCAATACGAACAACTTTTGAAATATCCGAACGATCCTTTCTTTTCGGAATTTTCCTATAAGGTCATAGAACGAAGAAGGGATCTCGCCAAACGATTCGCCGAAATCAAGTCCCTGGAAGAAGAAAACAAAACCGAGTGA
- a CDS encoding ABC transporter ATP-binding protein, protein MPDPSKALEVRRLNLQFGSRTILDSVSFEVEPGSILGILGRSGSGKTSLFRMILGIPTSKDFEQSGSIFFFGKKRKEIPIHQLQPVFQDPSATFNPTWSLEKALKEPLRILGGEIAKRGEESFADLLESFQLANKDLSRNVLSFSGGELQRAAILRALLAEPKILFLDEALGALDPILLNEVLIFLKRIAQERKITILLITHSLRTAKRFCDQIGILEKGKLLDFGKTKEVFSNYKSVFTGELIRATDLSSLRV, encoded by the coding sequence ATGCCCGATCCAAGTAAAGCATTAGAAGTTCGAAGACTGAATCTGCAATTCGGTTCAAGAACGATCTTGGATTCCGTTTCGTTCGAAGTGGAACCCGGAAGTATTCTCGGAATTTTAGGAAGATCGGGTTCGGGCAAAACCTCTCTCTTTCGAATGATTTTGGGAATTCCGACTTCGAAAGATTTCGAACAAAGCGGATCGATTTTCTTTTTCGGGAAGAAACGGAAAGAAATTCCGATTCATCAATTGCAACCGGTGTTTCAAGATCCTTCCGCGACTTTTAATCCGACATGGTCCTTGGAAAAAGCCCTCAAGGAACCGCTTCGCATTCTCGGAGGGGAAATCGCTAAGAGAGGGGAGGAATCGTTTGCCGATCTTCTCGAGTCCTTTCAACTCGCAAACAAGGACCTAAGCCGAAACGTTCTTTCGTTTTCCGGCGGCGAACTTCAGCGCGCCGCGATCTTACGCGCTCTTCTTGCGGAACCGAAGATTCTTTTTTTGGACGAGGCTCTCGGCGCACTCGATCCGATTTTGTTAAACGAGGTTTTGATCTTTTTAAAAAGAATCGCTCAGGAACGGAAAATCACCATTCTTCTCATCACACACAGCTTGAGAACGGCGAAACGATTCTGCGATCAGATTGGAATATTAGAAAAGGGTAAATTGTTGGATTTTGGAAAAACGAAGGAAGTTTTTTCGAATTACAAGAGCGTTTTTACGGGGGAACTCATCCGTGCGACCGACTTGAGCTCCCTCCGCGTTTGA